Proteins encoded together in one Glandiceps talaboti chromosome 11, keGlaTala1.1, whole genome shotgun sequence window:
- the LOC144442804 gene encoding uncharacterized protein LOC144442804, protein MSAKYKDVLRAIEKQGTRCLPMHYVIKNIVMPGVFGNDVDLIIDDDDGENCVAISKVPTLAPTHVGQQTISVCSAAYGEPVNEISRVAKLKTVLNGCESLWNDPQVMFDCSRYEFEAIEEVALSRSYRLKEKAVFYPMYKLTEMDVFNSEIEIAGPLLPGFEIRPLTPEHASFVASKWEYSSPLTGSVFSKFLNHPDIFLTSAVYRNSEKQPVSWAMILRYGDIGMEYTLPAYRRNGFMKAVICNLVKKITDKCEIPYVYISDSNHLSRKLHIKLGFCQVADGERTWVEFYKS, encoded by the exons ATGTCTGCTAAATACAAAGATGTGTTGCGG GCAATTGAGAAGCAAGGAACACGTTGTCTTCCCATGCATTAcgttataaaaaatattgtgatgcCAGGGGTATTTGGCAACGACGTGGATTTGATTATTGATGACGACGATGGCGAAAATTGTGTCGCTATCTCAAAAGTACCGACCCTGGCACCAACCCATGTAGGTCAACAAACAATTAGCGTGTGCAGTGCAGCATATGGGGAGCCAGTTAATGAAATATCGAGAGTGGCAAAGCTAAAAACTGTATTAAATGGTTGTGAAAGCCTGTGGAATGACCCCCAAGTGATGTTCGATTGTAGCAGGTATGAATTTGAAGCAATCGAAGAGGTGGCTTTGTCGAGAAGTTATAGACTAAAGGAAAAGGCAGTATTTTATCCTATGTATAAGCTAACTGAAATGGATGTCTTCAACAGCGAAATTGAAATAGCGGGTCCATTATTGCCCGGTTTTGAAATCCGTCCTCTAACGCCTGAACATGCAAGCTTTGTCGCTTCTAAATGGGAATATAGCTCACCTCTAACTGGGAGcgttttttcaaagtttttaaacCACCCTGACATTTTTCTTACATCAGCCGTCTATAGGAACTCTGAGAAACAACCTGTGTCTTGGGCTATGATACTGAGATATGGCGACATCGGAATGGAATACACTCTGCCGGCTTATCGAAGGAACGGTTTTATGAAAgctgtaatttgtaatttagtAAAAAAGATCACAGATAAATGTGAAATTCCGTATGTTTATATTAGTGATAGCAATCACCTGTCGAGGAAACTACACATAAAGCTCGGGTTCTGTCAAGTGGCGGACGGAGAACGCACATGGGTGGAGTTTTACAAGTCCTAA
- the LOC144442016 gene encoding uncharacterized protein LOC144442016, with the protein MQTATASIRKPNSPRDSKNVRLLLDTGSHRSYITETLARQLNLKPDRIEEIPIVTFGSDKAKIVKTSLTKLQLKLRDGTFLTMTVNIVPKITGTIHRMPLSIETCTNWGFLWRGIPLADDIPTKVETSTIELLIGNDYYLDLILPEKIKVHAGLHLLGSRLGWLLAGRTSGEVSNSSEPSMLILPMGNTLGPDYNTIITSKDRSLPTKPNLEDFWNLETIGIKDSYQDYLEDDKALQTFNQTVTQRERRYYVKWPWKDEEVELPENYNLAYGRLKTLLRRLVQNPDLLKKYNGIIEEQESRGIIERVTEETEEGSRKHYIPHHPVVNPTKATTKVRVVYDASAKTKRNQKSLNECLYRGPVILQDLCGLLLRFRLHPVAFAADIEKAFLQVGLDIEERDVTRFLWLKDPNDTNLIGNLQVYRFCRVPFGVISSPFLLGATITYHLNQVGSPVAERIRRDLYVDNIITGTSSENKAKEFYTEAKDIFKEASMNLREWISNSDTFLNSIPNGDQAKGVKVKVLGTSWDTKKDTIIISGMEPETFSNCSTKREVLKAISSIFDPLGLYTPVTIQAKIFVQNLWRENLDWDEELDTEKISQWHKISKELKLLQTHEIPRFVGLSQTEEEVTYKLYCFCDASIHAYATAVYLCIETETSCKVQLIFSKSRLSPLKGISLPRLELLGVLIGVRVIQFLQKELEIPISQKVIWSDSQCVLYWINTRKPLSVFVENRVQEIKSHRNINFRYVATKDNPADLATRGKTLRELKDREEWWQGPAWLTTRQKMWPTWNTTEINGETLEAAETEVKGPKVLYETGLVSGEAPAVTENTCTPFDINVNNYSSLTKLIRVTAWAVRFVNLLRSKRRNSSLTPEELREAKLMWELHIQQRNFPEVVQALKNKKKKKNNLIIQLGLQLDGDGVIRCHGRLSNAELTEGARQPKLLPKKNPFTNLVITSHHKKILHSGISQTLAQIRHEYWIPHGRSEVRRILQKCMVCNKAEGGPFKMPAMPPWPRTRVSQSTPFTYTGLDYLGPMYIKDNTEICKVWICLFTCLAVRAIHMEIIRDLSTDQFLLCLRRFIARYGTPKEVTSDNAPQFKLAKTTADKLWRDVTVDPDVKSYVADQGIKWNFIVELAPWMGGFYERLVGLVKRPLRKSIGKVCLTYDQLQTILVEVTAVVNSRPLVYIGDDINSGITLTPSHFLTMNPRIGIPVIDDDGEDYTYHTTPSSTEKLLQIWKRGQRYLNQFWKLWKEDYLLSLRERTRTLLTEQRIQAHTKANVGDVVLIKDNLPRGAWKLGKITYLIPSRDGEVRAAKVKLPSQKIINRPLKLLYPIECPDVPEQKTTTQDDDLLQKKDILSIPRPMRHAAMEARKKMKHYINLVDNPD; encoded by the coding sequence ATGCAGACAGCAACGGCAAGTATCAGAAAACCAAATTCTCCACGAGACTCTAAGAACGTTAGATTATTGTTAGATACTGGTAGTCACAGATCTTATATCACAGAAACTTTGGCAAGACAGTTAAATTTAAAGCCAGATAGAATTGAAGAAATACCCATAGTTACATTTGGTAGTGACAAGGCGAAGATAGTGAAGACCTCACTTACTAAACTACAACTTAAACTAAGAGATGGAACATTTCTAACTATGACTGTTAATATAGTACCCAAGATAACGGGAACAATACACAGAATGCCATTAAGTATTGAGACGTGTACAAACTGGGGTTTCCTTTGGAGAGGTATCCCTCTAGCCGATGATATACCTACAAAGGTTGAGACGTCAACTATAGAGCTACTGATAGGGAATGACTATTATCTAGATTTGATTCTTCCAGAGAAGATAAAGGTTCATGCTGGTCTACATCTCCTTGGATCAAGACTTGGTTGGCTATTGGCTGGTCGAACAAGTGGTGAAGTAAGCAACTCAAGTGAGCCTAGCATGCTGATTCTACCCATGGGCAACACGCTTGGGCCAGATTATAATACGATCATCACGAGTAAAGACAGATCACTACCAACCAAACCAAACTTGGAAGACTTCTGGAATCTGGAGACGATTGGCATAAAAGACTCCTATCAAGACTACTTGGAAGATGATAAAGCTCTCCAGACATTTAATCAGACAGTTACACAAAGGGAAAGAAGATACTATGTAAAATGGCCATGGAAGGACGAAGAGGTAGAATTACCAGAGAACTATAACTTGGCATATGGTCGTCTCAAGACACTACTCAGAAGGTTAGTCCAGAATCCAGATTTACTTAAGAAATACAATGGTATTATTGAAGAACAAGAATCACGAGGTATCATAGAGAGGGTCACAGAAGAAACAGAAGAGGGTAGTAGAAAACACTACATTCCACATCATCCAGTGGTAAATCCTACTAAGGCAACAACTAAAGTTAGAGTGGTGTATGATGCTTCCGCTAAGACTAAGAGAAATCAGAAAAGTCTAAATGAATGTCTGTATCGTGGTCCAGTAATACTGCAGGACTTGTGTGGATTACTACTTAGATTTAGATTGCATCCTGTTGCATTTGCTGCTGATATTGAGAAAGCCTTCCTACAAGTGGGATTAGATATTGAAGAAAGAGATGTTACTAGATTTCTATGGTTGAAAGACCCAAATGATACTAATTTAATTGGAAATCTACAAGTATACAGGTTTTGCAGAGTACCGTTTGGAGTGATATCCAGTCCTTTCCTGCTTGGTGCTACTATCACATATCATTTGAATCAAGTTGGAAGTCCTGTAGCTGAAAGGATCAGAAGAGACCTGTATGTAGACAACATTATAACTGGTACTAGTAGTGAGAATAAAGCCAAAGAGTTCTACACCGAAGCTAAAGATATCTTCAAGGAAGCATCAATGAATCTACGGGAGTGGATCTCAAACTCAGACACATTCCTGAACTCTATTCCAAATGGTGACCAGGCAAAGGGTGTAAAGGTCAAGGTTCTTGGTACTTCATGGGATACGAAGAAAGATACAATAATTATCAGTGGTATGGAACCAGAAACATTCTCCAACTGTTCAACAAAGAGAGAGGTACTGAAAGCTATTTCTTCAATATTCGACCCATTAGGTTTATACACCCCAGTTACTATCCAGGCCAAAATCTTCGTACAGAACTTATGGAGAGAAAACTTAGATTGGGATGAAGAACTCGACACAGAGAAGATATCACAGTGGCATAAGATAAGTAAAGAACTGAAACTGCTACAAACTCATGAAATTCCACGTTTTGTAGGATTAAGTCAAACTGAGGAAGAAGTTACTTACAAACTTTACTGCTTCTGTGATGCATCGATTCATGCATATGcaacagctgtttacttgtgtatTGAAACGGAAACTTCATGTAAGGTTCAACTGATATTCTCAAAGTCTCGACTTAGTCCATTGAAGGGGATAAGCCTGCCAAGACTTGAATTACTGGGTGTTTTGATTGGAGTAAGAGTCATCCAATTTCTGCAAAAGGAACTTGAAATTCCGATATCACAGAAAGTAATATGGAGCGATTCCCAGTGTGTATTGTATTGGATCAATACAAGGAAACCACTGTCAGTATTTGTAGAGAATAGAGTACAAGAAATCAAGTCACACAGAAACATTAACTTTCGATATGTAGCAACTAAAGATAACCCAGCTGATTTGGCAACCAGAGGGAAGACACTTAGAGAACTTAAAGACAGAGAAGAATGGTGGCAAGGTCCAGCATGGCTAACTACTCGACAAAAGATGTGGCCAACATGGAATACTACAGAAATTAATGGAGAAACTTTGGAAGCCGCTGAGACAGAAGTTAAAGGACCAAAGGTACTGTATGAAACTGGACTTGTGTCTGGGGAGGCACCTGCGGTTACGGAGAATACTTGTACACCATTTGATATCAATGTAAACAACTACTCGTCACTTACAAAACTCATCAGAGTAACAGCGTGGGCTGTGAGATTCGTAAACTTGTTAAGAAGTAAAAGAAGAAATAGTTCACTCACACCTGAGGAGTTAAGAGAAGCAAAACTAATGTGGGAACTTCATATTCAGCAAAGAAACTTTCCTGAAGTAGTGCAAGCCCTgaagaacaagaagaagaagaagaataaCTTAATAATACAACTTGGGTTACAGTTGGACGGAGATGGTGTCATCAGATGTCATGGAAGACTATCAAATGCAGAACTAACAGAAGGAGCAAGACAACCAAAACTACTGCCAAAGAAGAATCCATTCACCAACCTTGTAATTACCAGTCATCACAAGAAGATACTTCATTCTGGCATCTCTCAAACTCTGGCTCAGATTCGTCATGAATACTGGATTCCACACGGACGCTCTGAGGTAAGAAGAATCCTTCAAAAGTGCATGGTTTGTAATAAAGCTGAAGGTGGACCATTTAAGATGCCAGCAATGCCTCCTTGGCCAAGAACTAGAGTTTCACAGTCAACACCATTTACTTACACGGGACTTGACTACCTTGGGCCAATGTATATCAAGGACAACACAGAAATATGTAAAGTGTGGATATGTCTGTTTACTTGTTTGGCAGTCAGAGCAATTCACATGGAAATAATTAGAGACTTGTCGACTGACCAATTCCTGTTATGTCTACGAAGATTTATTGCAAGGTATGGAACACCAAAGGAGGTGACTTCAGACAATGCTCCTCAATTTAAATTGGCGAAGACTACTGCAGACAAACTATGGAGAGATGTGACCGTTGATCCTGATGTCAAAAGTTATGTAGCTGACCAAGGTATCAAATGGAACTTCATAGTAGAACTAGCTCCATGGATGGGTGGTTTCTACGAACGATTAGTTGGATTGGTGAAGAGACCTCTCCGAAAGTCAATTGGAAAGGTATGTTTAACCTATGATCAATTGCAGACTATACTGGTAGAAGTTACAGCAGTGGTAAATTCACGACCCCTGGTGTATATAGGAGATGATATAAACTCTGGAATTACTTTGACACCGTCACATTTTCTTACAATGAATCCAAGAATTGGTATTCCTGTAATCGACGATGATGGTGAAGACTATACTTATCATACAACTCCAAGTTCAACAGAGAAGTTACTTCAAATATGGAAAAGAGGACAGCGATATTTGAACCAGTTTTGGAAACTTTGGAAAGAAGATTATTTGTTAAGTTTGAGAGAAAGAACCAGAACTTTATTGACAGAACAAAGAATTCAAGCTCACACCAAAGCAAATGTTGGCGATGTGGTACTTATCAAAGACAATTTACCACGTGGTGCTTGGAAATTGGGAAAAATCACATATCTTATCCCTAGCAGAGATGGTGAGGTGAGGGCAGCAAAAGTAAAGCTACCCTCTCAGAAGATTATCAATCGTCCACTGAAGTTGTTATATCCCATCGAGTGTCCTGATGTTCCTGAGCAGAAGACTACAACACAAGATGATGATCTATTGCAGAAGAAAGATATATTATCTATACCAAGGCCAATGCGTCATGCTGCTATGGAAGCCAGGAAGAAGATGAAGCATTATATTAACTTGGTGGATAATCCGGATTAA